A genomic window from Serratia liquefaciens includes:
- the fetA gene encoding iron efflux ABC transporter ATP-binding subunit FetA — translation MKESKDILILNDIHYQIGDQVILDSVSFGLNQGEFKLITGPSGCGKSTLLKIISSLIDPTRGEIIFDGKAITDIPPEEYRQQVSYCFQTPSLFGDAVYDNIALPYQIRKQKPDRKKMQADLARFGLPENMLDKSVNELSGGEKQRISLIRNLQFMPKVLLLDEITSALDEDNKRNVNDIIHQLVAQHGVAVLWVTHDKDEIKHADDVITLSAQGARAQETTHEPA, via the coding sequence ATGAAGGAAAGCAAAGACATACTGATATTAAATGATATTCATTATCAAATAGGTGATCAGGTTATTTTGGATTCTGTGTCTTTCGGACTGAATCAGGGGGAATTTAAACTGATTACCGGGCCGTCGGGCTGCGGTAAAAGCACCCTGCTAAAAATCATTTCTTCCCTGATCGACCCGACTCGTGGAGAAATTATCTTTGACGGTAAGGCCATAACCGATATACCGCCGGAAGAATATCGCCAGCAGGTGTCTTACTGTTTTCAAACCCCTTCGCTGTTTGGTGACGCGGTGTATGACAATATCGCGCTGCCTTACCAGATCAGAAAGCAAAAACCGGACAGGAAAAAAATGCAGGCCGATCTGGCGCGTTTTGGGCTGCCGGAAAATATGTTGGATAAAAGCGTAAACGAATTATCGGGCGGGGAGAAACAGCGAATTTCATTGATCCGTAACCTGCAATTTATGCCCAAAGTGTTGTTATTGGATGAGATCACCAGTGCGCTGGATGAAGATAACAAACGCAACGTTAACGACATTATTCATCAACTGGTGGCGCAGCATGGCGTAGCGGTGCTGTGGGTCACGCATGATAAAGACGAAATCAAGCATGCGGATGATGTGATTACCCTGAGTGCGCAGGGTGCACGGGCACAGGAGACGACCCATGAACCAGCATAA
- a CDS encoding FaeA/PapI family transcriptional regulator, translating into MAKAPITYEIRKSHMLNVLRKLCMERASGAGEHHPPAPEHWPKTRELADKCGENIYTTRTLLLALEKEGKVRCTHRSINNSLRWYICASPKKV; encoded by the coding sequence ATGGCCAAGGCGCCGATAACATATGAAATCAGGAAGTCACATATGCTAAACGTGTTACGAAAACTCTGTATGGAACGCGCGTCGGGAGCAGGGGAGCATCATCCTCCGGCACCGGAACACTGGCCTAAAACCAGGGAGCTGGCAGACAAGTGCGGTGAAAATATTTACACCACGCGCACGCTGTTATTAGCATTGGAAAAAGAGGGTAAAGTTCGTTGTACCCATCGCAGCATCAATAACTCGTTACGCTGGTATATTTGTGCATCACCCAAAAAAGTGTAA
- a CDS encoding FKBP-type peptidyl-prolyl cis-trans isomerase N-terminal domain-containing protein produces MKKCAEGAAALLLLLACGAASAAETAPGKDDGIPALLKFAQQQQAAPVVETAPVAPPPVTAKPKPAAVARGDNARLTALNQALQRQAETIRQLEQQLAAQAQPAAPAIKATPKPDPIDIRPLVAALKGVRQAITTPPDLIAMATALARQQRIATQQELQLQQLNRQLAAQRQPPELVSDADKQAYAAGVSLGRDIMHLQEENRRLGIEADRPRLLAGIADTLAGRQRLDDAAIDRALKAADAALQQTQRQRQQAIRVEGKTYLADFAKQPGVQKDALGFYYRVDYAGSGQIKANDNVDIVVRESLPDGQVIKDMDLAGTTISLPLAQYPPLFRAAIGKLNKHGSMTLVVPPALAYGDKGSPPAIPPGATMIYTLRVADVLPQDRSRQK; encoded by the coding sequence ATGAAAAAGTGCGCGGAAGGAGCCGCGGCTTTGCTGCTGTTGTTGGCATGTGGCGCTGCATCGGCGGCAGAGACTGCACCTGGCAAGGATGACGGCATTCCCGCATTGCTGAAATTTGCCCAGCAACAGCAGGCGGCGCCGGTGGTGGAAACTGCACCTGTAGCGCCTCCGCCGGTGACTGCCAAGCCCAAACCCGCCGCTGTTGCGCGCGGAGACAACGCCCGTCTGACCGCGCTGAATCAGGCCCTGCAACGGCAGGCCGAGACCATCCGCCAATTGGAACAGCAGCTGGCAGCTCAGGCTCAACCGGCGGCGCCAGCCATCAAGGCAACACCCAAGCCAGATCCTATTGATATCCGGCCGCTGGTGGCAGCGTTGAAAGGTGTTCGTCAGGCCATCACCACACCGCCAGACTTGATCGCCATGGCGACGGCTCTGGCCCGGCAACAACGGATCGCCACGCAGCAAGAGCTGCAGTTGCAGCAACTCAACCGTCAGCTAGCCGCGCAGCGACAACCGCCGGAGCTGGTCAGCGATGCGGATAAGCAGGCCTACGCCGCCGGGGTTTCGCTGGGGCGTGACATTATGCATTTACAGGAAGAGAACCGCCGTTTGGGAATTGAAGCCGATCGCCCGCGTCTGCTGGCGGGCATTGCCGATACGCTGGCGGGGCGGCAACGCCTGGATGATGCCGCTATCGACCGCGCGCTAAAGGCCGCAGACGCTGCCTTGCAGCAGACCCAACGGCAGCGGCAGCAGGCGATACGAGTGGAGGGTAAAACCTATCTCGCCGATTTCGCCAAACAACCCGGTGTGCAAAAAGATGCGCTCGGTTTCTATTACCGCGTGGACTATGCCGGTAGCGGGCAGATAAAAGCCAATGACAACGTCGATATCGTGGTACGCGAAAGCCTCCCCGATGGGCAAGTGATTAAGGATATGGACTTGGCCGGCACCACAATCTCTTTGCCGTTGGCGCAATACCCGCCGCTGTTTAGGGCCGCCATCGGCAAGCTGAATAAGCACGGGTCCATGACGCTGGTGGTCCCCCCCGCCTTGGCGTATGGCGATAAGGGAAGTCCGCCCGCGATCCCGCCGGGGGCCACCATGATTTACACCTTGCGCGTGGCCGACGTGCTGCCGCAGGACAGGAGCAGGCAAAAGTAA
- a CDS encoding fimbrial protein, protein MKLNKLMLATVIAFASASVAHAASNQGSGKVTFTGEIIDAPCSVAPESVDQTVPMGQISSRLLAKEGKSSSEPFSIELKDCSIATMKNVQVTFTGTPDPDNSKLLALSGTATGAGIRIYDNLHSKDVELGTATDGQGLTEGNNSLKFAAYLQGSSASGAVVPGEFTSVANFTLAYL, encoded by the coding sequence ATGAAACTGAATAAATTAATGCTGGCAACCGTGATTGCTTTCGCTTCTGCATCTGTTGCTCACGCCGCATCTAACCAGGGCAGCGGTAAAGTCACTTTTACCGGTGAAATTATTGACGCGCCATGCAGCGTAGCACCGGAATCTGTTGACCAAACTGTCCCTATGGGCCAAATCAGCAGCCGTCTGCTGGCTAAAGAAGGCAAATCCAGCTCTGAGCCATTCAGCATCGAACTGAAAGATTGCTCCATTGCGACCATGAAGAACGTCCAGGTAACCTTCACCGGTACACCGGATCCAGACAACAGCAAACTGCTGGCACTGAGCGGCACCGCAACCGGCGCTGGCATCCGCATCTATGACAACCTGCACTCCAAAGACGTTGAACTGGGTACCGCGACCGATGGTCAGGGTCTGACCGAAGGTAACAACTCCCTGAAATTCGCCGCTTATCTGCAAGGCAGCAGCGCTTCTGGCGCCGTGGTCCCAGGCGAATTCACCAGCGTTGCAAACTTCACACTGGCTTACCTGTAA
- a CDS encoding fimbrial protein: MTNRIWRVLLIALSFCSAEATAKNQGHGTLNLGGEIVETPCGIASESLDQTVDFGLISMTDAALDTQPVLIGSRRNFEIKLVNCELASIVKPDFIYRAATVTFNGIADSRDPDLLGVYGEAQGVAIELLTANGVQIPLGSTTADYQIVAGDNTLRFGAQLRIHPDRARAGGFSSLAKFTLSYL; the protein is encoded by the coding sequence ATGACAAACCGGATTTGGCGCGTACTGCTTATCGCGCTCAGCTTTTGCAGCGCAGAGGCGACGGCGAAAAATCAGGGCCACGGCACACTCAACCTGGGTGGAGAGATCGTCGAAACCCCTTGCGGGATAGCCAGCGAAAGCCTGGACCAGACCGTTGATTTCGGGCTGATCTCGATGACCGATGCGGCATTGGATACGCAGCCGGTGCTGATCGGCAGCCGCCGCAACTTTGAGATCAAGCTGGTTAACTGCGAATTGGCCAGCATCGTGAAACCCGACTTTATCTACCGCGCGGCCACCGTCACTTTCAACGGTATCGCCGACAGCCGGGATCCCGATCTCTTGGGGGTTTATGGCGAAGCGCAGGGCGTGGCCATTGAATTACTGACCGCCAACGGCGTTCAGATACCGCTGGGCAGTACCACCGCGGATTACCAGATTGTCGCCGGCGACAACACGCTGCGCTTTGGCGCTCAGTTACGCATTCATCCCGACAGGGCCAGAGCCGGCGGATTCAGCTCACTGGCGAAATTCACCCTGTCTTATCTGTAA
- a CDS encoding fimbria/pilus outer membrane usher protein has protein sequence MSDYSMTSLLTRKKIPLTVILSFLWVHSAFSATEFNTDVLDIGDRSKVDLSRFSDADYVMPGAYLLDIKINQKTLPQRSIQYYPSPDKKDRSRVCLPPDLVEKMALKEDVLKKITLWHDNSCADISGIKGATISDRIGGGVLAITIPQAWMKYSDPDWTPPEQWDDGIPGLLLDYSISGQVGKQSHNNNTAENLSSYGTVGANLGAWRLRADYQANYNQQAGERDNNFDWNQIYAYRALPMQAAKLTLGEIFLDSGVFDSYRFTGLNLASDERMLPPNLQGYAPEVRGIAKSNAKITVSQEGRTLYETTVPAGPFAIQDLNSSVRGRLDVKVEEQDGSVSTFQVDTATIPYLTRPGYVRYNVAVGKPSAYDHRTQGPLFSASDFSWGLTSAWSLYGGALLGGDYNAWALGLGRDLNVFGAMSVDVTQSIARLPNEPTASGMSFKVNYAKRFDELNSQITFAGYRFSQRKFMNMSQYLQERYNDYDERYNGRQKELYTITASKTFMAEDSAKAITAYLTYSHQTYWDARAQDRYGLSASKLFNVGNVSNVTASLSAYRTTYHGRTDDSVMLNFSIPIGDRRRLGYSLQTSNSDVTQMASYNDYTDPNNTWQVSGGFNQSGKSLARGYYSHNASFGSLNASASYQQDSYSSIGGTFRSGITATRHGIAAHQNSSNGGSRMMLDTDGIAGVPINNGRAYSNRFGLAVISDITSYYNTDTRIDVNTLADDVEATRAVVQGTLTEGAIGYRHFDVVKGSKLLATIKLADGSEPPFGATVLSEKGREVAVVNDGGSVYLTGVQPQEQLDVAWEGQRQCRIVIPGAAKPLDQLLLPCAKL, from the coding sequence ATGAGTGATTATTCTATGACGTCATTACTGACACGGAAAAAAATACCCCTTACCGTCATTCTATCTTTCCTCTGGGTGCATTCGGCTTTTTCCGCCACGGAATTCAATACCGACGTATTGGATATTGGCGATCGCAGCAAAGTGGATTTATCGCGTTTTTCCGACGCCGATTACGTCATGCCCGGCGCCTATCTGCTGGATATCAAAATCAACCAGAAAACCTTGCCGCAGCGCAGCATTCAATATTATCCGTCGCCGGATAAAAAGGATCGCTCTCGCGTCTGCCTGCCGCCGGATCTGGTCGAGAAAATGGCGCTGAAAGAAGACGTCCTCAAAAAAATTACGCTGTGGCACGACAACAGCTGCGCCGATATCAGCGGCATCAAAGGGGCGACCATCTCCGACCGCATCGGCGGCGGCGTATTGGCCATCACCATCCCGCAGGCCTGGATGAAATATTCCGACCCGGACTGGACACCGCCGGAGCAGTGGGACGACGGCATTCCCGGACTGTTGCTGGACTACAGCATCAGCGGCCAGGTCGGCAAGCAGAGCCACAATAACAATACCGCCGAAAACCTCAGCAGCTACGGGACGGTGGGAGCCAACCTGGGTGCCTGGCGCCTGCGCGCCGATTATCAGGCCAATTACAATCAGCAGGCCGGCGAGCGCGACAACAACTTCGACTGGAACCAGATCTACGCCTACCGCGCGCTGCCAATGCAGGCTGCCAAGCTGACGCTCGGTGAAATCTTTCTCGACTCGGGGGTCTTTGATTCTTACCGCTTTACCGGTCTGAATCTGGCCAGCGACGAGCGCATGCTGCCGCCAAACCTGCAGGGTTACGCGCCGGAAGTGCGCGGCATCGCCAAAAGCAACGCCAAGATCACCGTCTCGCAAGAAGGCCGTACGCTGTACGAAACCACCGTTCCCGCCGGGCCGTTCGCCATTCAGGACCTCAACAGTTCGGTACGCGGCCGGTTAGACGTGAAGGTAGAAGAACAAGACGGCAGCGTCTCCACCTTCCAGGTCGACACCGCCACCATTCCTTATCTGACGCGTCCCGGCTATGTCCGCTACAACGTCGCGGTGGGCAAACCTTCGGCATACGATCACCGCACGCAAGGACCACTGTTTTCCGCCAGCGACTTCTCCTGGGGGCTGACCAGCGCCTGGTCGCTGTACGGCGGAGCCCTGCTCGGCGGCGATTACAACGCCTGGGCGCTCGGCCTGGGTCGCGATCTTAACGTGTTCGGCGCCATGTCGGTGGACGTGACGCAGTCCATCGCCCGTTTGCCCAATGAACCCACCGCCAGCGGCATGTCGTTCAAGGTCAACTACGCCAAGCGTTTCGATGAGCTCAACAGCCAGATCACCTTCGCCGGCTACCGCTTCTCACAGCGCAAGTTCATGAACATGTCGCAGTATTTGCAAGAGCGTTACAACGACTACGACGAACGCTACAACGGCCGCCAAAAAGAGCTGTACACCATTACCGCCAGCAAAACCTTTATGGCGGAAGACAGCGCCAAGGCGATCACCGCTTACCTGACCTATTCGCACCAAACCTATTGGGATGCCAGGGCGCAGGATCGTTACGGGTTATCCGCCAGCAAACTGTTCAACGTCGGCAATGTCAGCAACGTTACCGCCTCGCTGTCGGCCTACCGTACCACCTATCACGGCCGCACCGATGACAGCGTGATGCTGAACTTCAGCATACCGATTGGCGATCGCCGTCGACTGGGTTACTCACTGCAAACCAGCAACAGCGACGTGACGCAGATGGCGTCTTACAACGACTATACCGACCCGAACAACACCTGGCAGGTCAGCGGCGGCTTTAACCAGTCCGGCAAATCGCTGGCCCGTGGCTACTACAGCCATAACGCCTCGTTCGGATCGCTCAACGCCAGCGCCTCTTACCAGCAGGACAGCTATTCGTCGATCGGCGGGACCTTCCGCAGCGGCATTACCGCCACCCGACACGGCATAGCCGCCCACCAGAACTCCAGCAACGGCGGCAGCCGGATGATGTTGGACACCGACGGCATCGCCGGGGTGCCGATCAACAACGGCCGCGCCTACAGCAACCGCTTCGGCCTGGCGGTGATCTCCGACATCACCAGCTACTACAACACCGACACCCGCATCGACGTCAATACCCTGGCCGACGACGTGGAGGCCACCCGAGCGGTGGTGCAGGGCACGCTGACCGAGGGCGCCATCGGTTACCGCCACTTTGATGTGGTGAAAGGCAGCAAGCTGTTGGCCACCATCAAACTTGCCGACGGCAGCGAACCGCCGTTCGGCGCCACCGTGCTGAGCGAAAAAGGCCGCGAGGTGGCGGTCGTGAACGACGGCGGCTCGGTCTACCTGACCGGCGTACAGCCGCAAGAGCAGCTGGACGTCGCCTGGGAAGGCCAACGCCAGTGCCGCATTGTTATACCGGGCGCCGCCAAGCCGCTGGACCAGCTACTGCTGCCGTGCGCCAAACTGTAA
- a CDS encoding molecular chaperone gives MIMNNFPLAKMAALGLALTAAVPAANAAISLDRTRAVYLSDAKSISLNIVNENKELPFLAQSWLENEQHQKITSPLVVLPPLQRVEASERSVVRITKTPEADRLPQDRESVFYFNLREIPPKSSKTNVMQLALQTQIKLFYRPKAIVAPKGEVWQEKLVFRKSTGGFTVENPTPFYITLTGMTRQTQKQGGGALGDFQPVMLKPKSSETVKVRDNGLNSFVVTYINDYGGHPELRFACNGSVCNAVPETKK, from the coding sequence ATGATTATGAACAACTTTCCGTTAGCAAAAATGGCCGCACTGGGCCTGGCTTTGACCGCTGCAGTACCGGCCGCCAACGCAGCGATATCGCTGGATCGTACCCGCGCCGTTTACCTCAGCGACGCGAAATCCATCAGCCTGAATATCGTCAACGAAAACAAGGAGCTGCCTTTCCTGGCGCAGTCCTGGCTGGAAAACGAGCAGCACCAGAAAATCACCTCGCCGCTGGTGGTGTTGCCGCCGTTGCAACGGGTCGAGGCCAGCGAGCGCAGCGTCGTGCGCATCACCAAGACCCCGGAGGCCGACCGTTTACCTCAAGATCGCGAATCGGTGTTCTATTTCAACCTGCGTGAAATTCCGCCGAAAAGCAGCAAAACCAATGTGATGCAGTTGGCGCTGCAAACCCAAATCAAACTGTTTTACCGGCCAAAGGCCATCGTCGCGCCGAAAGGCGAAGTGTGGCAGGAAAAGCTGGTGTTTCGTAAAAGCACCGGCGGTTTCACCGTTGAAAACCCTACGCCGTTTTACATCACCCTGACCGGCATGACCCGCCAAACGCAGAAACAGGGCGGCGGCGCGCTGGGCGACTTCCAGCCGGTGATGCTGAAACCGAAATCGAGCGAAACCGTTAAAGTGCGCGACAACGGCCTCAACAGCTTTGTCGTTACCTATATCAATGACTACGGCGGTCACCCGGAACTGCGCTTCGCCTGTAACGGCAGCGTGTGCAACGCCGTGCCCGAGACCAAAAAATAA
- a CDS encoding fimbrial protein, with translation MAEFTGGRLRPLLIAALLVSGSATAATPLGVIQGTTGTVSFHGGLLSSPCSLTPDSQDQSIDLGDVNARDFQNAGDQSTPVRFRLSFRNCLLGAKALADNPAGQRNGDAGQLYLQGEQAATLVFLGESDINNPDLLKLNGGVQGIGLRLKDQQGHALSLNQQSRPYILQPGSNTLWFSASVESTQRAVMAAGFSGVAHIQVIYL, from the coding sequence ATGGCTGAATTCACCGGCGGCCGCCTGCGGCCCCTGCTGATCGCCGCGCTGCTGGTTAGCGGCAGCGCGACGGCGGCAACGCCATTGGGCGTGATCCAAGGCACCACCGGCACCGTCAGCTTTCATGGCGGCCTGCTCAGCTCCCCGTGCAGCCTGACGCCGGACAGCCAGGATCAGTCGATTGATTTGGGCGATGTTAACGCGCGCGACTTCCAAAATGCCGGCGATCAGAGTACGCCGGTGCGTTTTCGCCTCTCGTTCCGCAACTGCCTGCTGGGGGCCAAAGCCTTGGCGGATAACCCGGCCGGGCAGCGCAACGGCGATGCCGGGCAGCTCTACTTGCAGGGTGAGCAGGCCGCCACGCTGGTGTTTCTCGGCGAAAGCGACATCAACAACCCCGATCTGCTGAAACTGAACGGCGGCGTACAGGGCATCGGCCTGCGTTTGAAGGATCAGCAGGGCCATGCGCTGTCGCTCAACCAGCAGAGCCGGCCTTACATTCTGCAGCCCGGCAGCAATACGCTGTGGTTCAGCGCCAGCGTGGAGTCCACGCAGCGAGCGGTGATGGCGGCCGGTTTTTCCGGCGTGGCGCACATTCAGGTGATTTACCTGTGA
- a CDS encoding fimbrial protein, with product MKKTYLNSCLPLALALTAPAVWANGYVTPDGGAKQFYIDLNETNITNTVGFTKLFPYNLGGTYTGKVYCDTPIPLSPHFYKSDSALPPSDYGNGYLKLNDFLDLKAEVWIAGNKNAYITVPFYNESNLLNQHSCKPPYLQVNNYGSGSKGKITFRVRKKIINGVQINDRQIIEMYGRLGSTDAGFGPNPMAQVFIQSAILYVPDKCVVNEGQLINVEFGEIGGSNLNGASYPQSIPVRFQCEGGSFEDGTLNIKLAVSGTPAPFTNNAFKTDKTDLGIEIKHNGQLVIPNEFYPVPNIGNGGSWNLVAAPLANGGKEIAEGEFNASATIVAAFE from the coding sequence ATGAAAAAAACCTACCTTAACTCCTGCCTGCCGCTGGCACTGGCGCTGACGGCTCCGGCCGTCTGGGCCAACGGCTACGTGACGCCGGACGGCGGGGCAAAACAGTTTTATATCGACCTGAATGAAACCAACATTACAAATACCGTCGGTTTCACCAAATTGTTTCCCTATAATCTGGGCGGTACTTATACCGGTAAGGTCTATTGCGACACTCCCATTCCCCTCAGCCCGCATTTTTATAAATCGGATTCGGCTTTGCCGCCTTCCGACTACGGTAACGGCTATTTAAAACTGAATGATTTTCTGGACCTAAAAGCCGAGGTTTGGATCGCCGGCAATAAAAATGCCTATATCACCGTGCCGTTTTATAACGAGTCCAATCTGCTCAACCAGCACTCCTGTAAACCACCTTATTTACAGGTCAATAACTATGGCAGTGGTTCCAAAGGCAAAATCACCTTCCGGGTGCGCAAAAAAATCATCAACGGCGTACAGATCAACGACCGGCAGATCATCGAGATGTATGGCCGTTTAGGATCAACCGACGCCGGTTTCGGCCCCAACCCGATGGCGCAGGTCTTTATTCAGTCCGCCATTCTCTACGTGCCGGATAAATGCGTGGTGAACGAAGGCCAACTGATCAACGTCGAGTTCGGCGAAATCGGCGGCAGCAACCTGAACGGTGCCAGCTACCCGCAAAGCATCCCGGTGCGCTTCCAATGTGAAGGCGGCAGCTTCGAGGACGGCACGCTGAATATCAAACTGGCGGTCTCCGGCACCCCGGCGCCCTTCACCAATAACGCATTTAAAACCGATAAAACCGACCTCGGTATCGAGATCAAACATAACGGCCAGTTGGTGATCCCGAATGAATTTTACCCGGTGCCGAATATCGGTAACGGCGGTAGCTGGAACCTGGTTGCCGCGCCGTTGGCCAACGGCGGTAAAGAAATCGCGGAAGGGGAATTCAACGCCTCTGCCACCATTGTGGCGGCCTTCGAGTAA
- a CDS encoding fimbrial protein: MRLRALAMLSCTPLLFSALPTLADTELVGSPLQFHGTVVSRPCNIEPQSADQVVEMDTVIVKTLYRYGHSNPVPFNIKLTDCKTAVFKTVNVTFSGNEDSELPGKLAINNGANGAAIALFDSKGADIDLNQATSAVTLQDGANILNFTAYVQGHPSAIQNKTITEGEFSSVANFVLAYQ; this comes from the coding sequence ATGCGTTTACGCGCTTTAGCGATGCTCAGTTGCACGCCGCTACTCTTTTCGGCACTGCCGACGCTGGCGGACACCGAGCTGGTCGGCTCACCGCTGCAGTTCCACGGCACCGTGGTGAGTCGCCCCTGCAATATCGAACCGCAGTCGGCCGATCAGGTGGTGGAAATGGACACGGTGATCGTCAAAACCCTGTACCGCTACGGCCATAGCAACCCGGTGCCGTTCAACATCAAGCTGACCGACTGCAAAACGGCGGTGTTCAAAACCGTCAATGTCACCTTCAGCGGGAATGAGGACAGCGAACTGCCGGGCAAGCTGGCGATCAATAACGGCGCCAACGGTGCCGCGATCGCCCTGTTTGACAGCAAGGGCGCGGACATTGATTTGAACCAGGCCACCAGCGCGGTGACATTGCAGGACGGCGCCAATATCCTGAATTTCACCGCCTATGTGCAGGGCCATCCCAGCGCGATACAGAATAAAACCATTACCGAGGGTGAATTCAGCTCGGTAGCCAATTTCGTACTGGCTTATCAGTAA
- a CDS encoding PglL family O-oligosaccharyltransferase, which produces MMSKPKVAWLFGLAAFYCLIAMHIYWPNRGGSGFYLPWNLVGGIFIALLIMGAMLFSRPPLVTSGFFNLLASGSLILLLPLLWAQQPWLSEALPRLMGLALGVLAYFALLQIPLDRLRRRRLLMLLLAATVIEALLGLVQYSLLQPGNWIGYNTLKNRPYGIFQQWNLMASFMATGLALALYLLSTRRPLSRSLQWLAAAMLLLAPLLLIVIASRVGLLAAALLSPLQLWMLYRLNRRRAGVALLLLMAGVTAGLLLVMLNGATRAITVAEPIFYRLAYWQEALRMIAERPWLGWGYGHFQHDFLHHFYTTHSSGMESVAISHPHNELLLWGIEGGLLCLIGIALIVWGLWRLLRRTRALALRPAPWLAALPILLHMMVEYPLYLSAAHAVLLLAILRVGDVPRRLPLPSRLQLPLRLTTAGIAALLVPYLLNGLHSALIITAVEKSGLRQFGSMSQVVTPTPWQVRYDYDVQLRQLLQYPQTRDVATLLNYRQWAENEILVRPDANIYINLMAVSRLLQQPQRAADLQRQAKRLFPHDARFEE; this is translated from the coding sequence ATGATGTCCAAACCCAAAGTGGCCTGGTTATTCGGGCTGGCGGCATTTTATTGCCTGATCGCCATGCACATTTACTGGCCCAATCGCGGCGGCAGCGGATTCTATCTGCCGTGGAACCTGGTTGGCGGGATCTTTATCGCCCTGTTGATCATGGGTGCGATGCTGTTCAGCCGTCCGCCGCTGGTCACCTCCGGCTTCTTTAACCTGCTGGCGTCAGGCAGCCTGATTTTGCTCTTGCCGCTGTTGTGGGCTCAGCAGCCCTGGCTGAGCGAGGCCCTGCCGCGCCTGATGGGGCTGGCGCTGGGCGTTCTGGCCTACTTTGCGCTGCTGCAAATTCCACTCGACCGCCTGCGGCGGCGCAGGCTGTTGATGCTGCTGCTGGCAGCGACGGTCATCGAAGCCTTGCTGGGGCTGGTGCAATACAGCCTGCTGCAGCCGGGCAACTGGATCGGCTACAACACCCTGAAAAACCGCCCTTACGGCATCTTCCAACAGTGGAACCTGATGGCCAGCTTTATGGCCACCGGCCTGGCGCTGGCACTGTATCTGCTGAGCACCCGTCGCCCTTTGTCGCGCAGTCTGCAATGGCTGGCCGCCGCCATGCTGCTGCTGGCACCGCTGTTGTTAATAGTTATCGCCTCACGCGTCGGGCTGCTGGCGGCGGCGCTGCTGTCACCGCTCCAACTGTGGATGTTGTACCGCCTTAACCGCCGCCGCGCCGGCGTCGCCCTGCTGTTGTTGATGGCCGGGGTAACCGCCGGACTGTTGCTGGTGATGCTAAATGGCGCCACGCGGGCAATCACCGTGGCGGAGCCGATTTTTTATCGGCTGGCTTACTGGCAGGAGGCCCTGCGCATGATCGCCGAACGCCCTTGGCTGGGCTGGGGTTACGGCCATTTTCAGCACGATTTTCTGCATCATTTCTACACCACTCACAGCAGCGGCATGGAAAGCGTTGCCATCAGCCACCCACACAACGAACTCTTGCTGTGGGGCATCGAAGGCGGCCTGTTGTGCCTGATCGGTATCGCCCTGATCGTCTGGGGGCTGTGGCGTTTGCTGCGGCGTACCCGCGCCCTGGCGTTACGACCTGCGCCCTGGCTGGCAGCGTTGCCGATCCTGCTGCACATGATGGTGGAATACCCGCTTTACCTCTCCGCCGCCCATGCGGTGCTGCTGCTGGCTATCCTGCGCGTTGGCGACGTTCCTCGCCGTTTGCCGCTGCCCTCCCGTTTGCAACTCCCGCTGCGGCTGACCACCGCGGGCATCGCTGCATTGCTGGTGCCGTATCTGCTTAACGGCCTGCACAGCGCGCTGATCATTACCGCGGTGGAAAAAAGCGGCCTGCGGCAATTCGGCTCCATGAGCCAGGTCGTCACGCCAACGCCCTGGCAGGTCCGTTACGACTATGACGTCCAGTTACGGCAGCTGCTGCAATACCCGCAAACCCGCGATGTCGCTACGTTGCTGAACTACCGGCAGTGGGCAGAAAACGAAATCCTCGTACGGCCGGACGCCAATATTTACATCAATTTGATGGCGGTCAGCCGGTTACTGCAACAGCCCCAGCGAGCCGCCGATCTGCAACGCCAGGCCAAGCGACTGTTTCCGCACGATGCGCGCTTTGAGGAGTAA